In Drosophila yakuba strain Tai18E2 chromosome 2R, Prin_Dyak_Tai18E2_2.1, whole genome shotgun sequence, a single genomic region encodes these proteins:
- the LOC6530225 gene encoding caspase-3 isoform X2, with the protein MYLPKRTEHQKIDRLYDRNEGQGFDLNKKFKPPVVYILNHEKFRKSPDKNRVGSSKDVEALCNTFNNLNCRVKVISNPELSDVKKKLKEWSEKQFTQEAGFVLCILSHGFLKETILACDDKEYNLDDDVLFPLFRNPTLSGKPKILIVQACKGKFRADAKKMNNEPYIKCYSTSEGYVSYRNEAKGSIFIQTLCEIMDQYGHKKDFQTIFKYVKAEVQRRSIQKGAKQIPSDESQNFDAPFYFGNYVQNA; encoded by the exons ATGTATCTTCCCAAAAGAACAGAACATCAAAAA ATTGACAGGCTTTATGATCGCAACGAG GGTCAAGgctttgatttaaataaaaaatttaagcCGCCAGTCGTGTATATTCTCAATCATGAGAAGTTCCGTAAATCTCCTGATAAGAACCGAGTTGGTAGCTCAAAGGATGTCGAAGCGCTTTGCAACACATTTAATAACCTGAATTGTCGAGTTAAAGTAATTTCTAACCCAGAGTTGTCGgatgttaaaaaaaaacttaaggAGT GGTCTGAAAAACAATTCACTCAGGAGGCTGGATTTGTCCTCTGTATCTTGAGCCATGGCTTCCTTAAAGAGACAATCCTTGCGTGCGACGACAAGGAATACAACTTGGACGATGACGTCCTTTTTCCACTCTTCAGAAATCCAACCTTGTCTGGCAAgccaaaaattttaattgttcaAGCCTGCAAGGGTAAATTCAGAGCTGACGCGAAGAAAATGAACAACGAACCCTATATAAAGTGTTACAGCACCTCCGAGGGGTATGTGAGCTATCGCAATGAAGCAAAGGGATCGATTTTCATACAAACCTTGTGTGAGATAATGGATCAATATGGTCATAAAAAGGACTTTCAGACGATCTTTAAGTATGTGAAGGCTGAGGTCCAGAGAAGGTCAATTCAGAAAGG agcAAAACAAATACCTTCTGATGAGTCGCAAAATTTTGATGCACCCTTTTACTTTGGAAATTATGTGCAAAACGCTTAA
- the LOC6530225 gene encoding caspase-3 isoform X1 gives MYLPKRTEHQKIDRLYDRNEVGQGFDLNKKFKPPVVYILNHEKFRKSPDKNRVGSSKDVEALCNTFNNLNCRVKVISNPELSDVKKKLKEWSEKQFTQEAGFVLCILSHGFLKETILACDDKEYNLDDDVLFPLFRNPTLSGKPKILIVQACKGKFRADAKKMNNEPYIKCYSTSEGYVSYRNEAKGSIFIQTLCEIMDQYGHKKDFQTIFKYVKAEVQRRSIQKGAKQIPSDESQNFDAPFYFGNYVQNA, from the exons ATGTATCTTCCCAAAAGAACAGAACATCAAAAA ATTGACAGGCTTTATGATCGCAACGAGGTA GGTCAAGgctttgatttaaataaaaaatttaagcCGCCAGTCGTGTATATTCTCAATCATGAGAAGTTCCGTAAATCTCCTGATAAGAACCGAGTTGGTAGCTCAAAGGATGTCGAAGCGCTTTGCAACACATTTAATAACCTGAATTGTCGAGTTAAAGTAATTTCTAACCCAGAGTTGTCGgatgttaaaaaaaaacttaaggAGT GGTCTGAAAAACAATTCACTCAGGAGGCTGGATTTGTCCTCTGTATCTTGAGCCATGGCTTCCTTAAAGAGACAATCCTTGCGTGCGACGACAAGGAATACAACTTGGACGATGACGTCCTTTTTCCACTCTTCAGAAATCCAACCTTGTCTGGCAAgccaaaaattttaattgttcaAGCCTGCAAGGGTAAATTCAGAGCTGACGCGAAGAAAATGAACAACGAACCCTATATAAAGTGTTACAGCACCTCCGAGGGGTATGTGAGCTATCGCAATGAAGCAAAGGGATCGATTTTCATACAAACCTTGTGTGAGATAATGGATCAATATGGTCATAAAAAGGACTTTCAGACGATCTTTAAGTATGTGAAGGCTGAGGTCCAGAGAAGGTCAATTCAGAAAGG agcAAAACAAATACCTTCTGATGAGTCGCAAAATTTTGATGCACCCTTTTACTTTGGAAATTATGTGCAAAACGCTTAA
- the LOC6530226 gene encoding uncharacterized protein LOC6530226, with product MLKKCCFCVKLRKACIIIAIVDFLFNVVVLNLAGHEFIAHMEQAVAICHCIGCTFLLGGALIRSTVLLMFFLITSLTNCMILIVYCIYMLIKKERYREIIVPGSAIYICCGIYFWIVVYSYYAEVRNPEEVVEV from the exons atgctaaaaaaaTGCTGTTTCTGCGTTAAATTGCGCAAAGCCTGCATCATAATAGCCATCGTGGACTTCCTCTTTAACGTAGTGGTGCTCAACTTGGCGGGTC ATGAGTTCATCGCACACATGGAGCAGGCGGTGGCCATCTGCCATTGCATCGGCTGCACATTCCTGCTCGGCGGAGCTCTAATC AGATCCACTGTTCTGCTGATGTTCTTCCTCATCACCAGCCTGACCAACTGCATGATCCTGATCGTGTACTGCATCTACATGCTGATTAAGAAGGAGCGGTACCGGGAGATAATTGTCCCAGGATCtgcaatatatatat GCTGTGGCATCTACTTCTGGATTGTCGTCTACTCGTATTATGCCGAAGTCAGAAATCCCGAAGAAGTCGTGGAAGTTTAA
- the LOC6530227 gene encoding extensin, whose amino-acid sequence MQTQCILLLLAASLAICVARPEPPRSRYGPPPPPAPQKEYGPPAPQAQPLPVYGPPAAFYGPPAASEALVTKNVYVHVPPEEPEFYPASSPIQTAVPKKHYKIIFIKAPNPPTPVRQVLPPPVQDEHKTLVYVLVKKPEEQQPVILPAPEPTEPSKPEVYFIKYKQQQPKPATQYGPPPSAPSEEYGAPPAPRTVEQF is encoded by the coding sequence ATGCAGACGCAGTGTATCCTCCTTCTCTTGGCCGCCAGTTTGGCCATATGTGTGGCGCGTCCGGAACCACCTAGATCCCGCTATGGACCGCCGCCACCCCCAGCTCCCCAAAAGGAATACGGCCCGCCGGCTCCGCAAGCACAGCCTCTTCCCGTTTACGGACCACCAGCAGCTTTCTACGGACCACCAGCTGCCTCGGAAGCGCTCGTGACTAAGAACGTTTACGTGCATGTGCCGCCAGAGGAGCCAGAGTTCTATCCGGCCTCGTCGCCCATCCAGACGGCCGTTCCCAAGAAGCACTACAAGATCATCTTCATCAAGGCTCCCAACCCCCCGACCCCTGTGCGCCAGGTGCTCCCACCCCCGGTCCAGGATGAGCACAAGACTCTTGTGTATGTTCTGGTGAAGAAGcccgaggagcagcagcccgTCATCCTGCCCGCTCCAGAGCCCACAGAGCCCAGCAAGCCGGAGGTGTACTTCATCAAGtacaagcagcagcagcccaagCCGGCCACCCAGTACGGCCCACCACCATCCGCCCCCTCTGAGGAATACGGAGCACCACCTGCCCCGCGCACCGTCGAGCAGTTCTAG
- the LOC6530228 gene encoding uncharacterized protein LOC6530228, with protein sequence MIYSDNCCCCVELKCGCILIAIVEVLIRGLDRFFVDRDSLLGLLSLVVSGIYVICCIFLLLGAVLGLRYFLLPYLSVSCLRFLILVAEGVFVATEGIMSEYLVFDVLQSLLGLYFWLVVYSYYDRLKDA encoded by the exons ATGATCTACTCGGacaattgctgttgctgcgtgGAGCTGAAGTGCGGATGCATTCTGATAGCCATCGTTGAGGTGCTGATCCGTGGACTGGATCGCTTCTTTGTTGATC GTGACAGCCTGCTGGGACTTCTTTCCCTCGTGGTGAGCGGTATCTACGTCATCTGCTGCATCTTCCTACTGCTCGGAGCAGTTCTG GGCCTGAGATATTTTCTATTGCCCTACCTCTCAGTTTCCTGCCTCCGATTCCTTATTTTGGTTGCCGAGGGCGTGTTTGTGGCCACAGAAGGCATCATGAGTGAATATCTAGTCTTTGATGTTCTCCAATCCC TTCTAGGCTTGTACTTTTGGTTGGTGGTCTACTCCTATTACGATCGGTTAAAGGACGCATGA